A window of the Gammaproteobacteria bacterium genome harbors these coding sequences:
- a CDS encoding ATP-binding cassette domain-containing protein, protein MNEAKSAAHAPPLSCHGLVRHFREQGRVLEVLRGVDLEIAAGERLAVVGASGSGKTTLLQLLGGLDTPTRGWVELNGRNFSAMRPAERGSRRNRHVGFVYQFHHLLPEFSAVENVAMPLLIRRSGTSEALANARELLEQVGLGERLMHRPAKLSGGERQRVAVARALITRPSVVLADEPTGNLDPESGEQVFELLLKLNRDTGTALVVVTHDLKRARRMDRVLALRDGRLAEAGN, encoded by the coding sequence ATGAATGAAGCGAAGTCCGCGGCCCACGCACCGCCCTTGTCCTGCCACGGGTTGGTCAGGCATTTCCGCGAGCAGGGCCGGGTTCTTGAGGTGCTGCGCGGCGTGGATCTCGAGATTGCCGCCGGCGAGCGCCTGGCGGTCGTGGGCGCCTCGGGTTCCGGGAAGACGACGCTGCTTCAGTTGCTCGGCGGCCTGGACACGCCCACGCGCGGCTGGGTCGAGCTGAACGGCAGGAATTTCAGCGCGATGCGGCCTGCGGAACGCGGAAGCAGGCGCAACCGCCACGTCGGTTTCGTTTACCAGTTTCATCACCTGCTGCCCGAGTTCAGCGCCGTGGAAAACGTCGCGATGCCGCTGCTGATCCGTCGATCCGGCACATCCGAAGCGTTGGCGAACGCGCGCGAGCTGCTCGAGCAGGTGGGGCTGGGCGAGCGGCTCATGCATCGTCCGGCAAAACTCTCGGGGGGCGAACGTCAGCGCGTGGCCGTGGCGCGCGCGCTGATCACCCGACCGTCAGTCGTGCTTGCCGATGAACCTACCGGCAACCTGGACCCCGAATCCGGCGAACAGGTGTTCGAGCTCCTGCTGAAGCTGAATCGGGACACCGGGACTGCGCTGGTCGTGGTGACCCATGACTTGAAGCGCGCCCGGCGCATGGACAGGGTCCTCGCCCTGCGCGACGGCCGGCTGGCCGAAGCGGGCAACTGA
- a CDS encoding DNA internalization-related competence protein ComEC/Rec2 — protein MLRLGMAWLAGVCLAFLVLPPPPDPYLFAVILAIAALTAWVMRGTLIGVALLGAAVALCLGAIRLEQRMPDSAGRVDRIVTGVIDDFPSVAAGTCRFRLRVGEIADPGPRLERIQVTWYECREPPRAGETWLFKLRVRAPRGLFNPGGFDFEQWAFRENLSATGYVRDELAPQRLAGCEAGPRLLCARAVLVERVRTWLKGNPGVPYVIALTTGARHLLTDGDWEALRRTGTAHLFAISGLHVGVVAWFAWLVGSALGRIAQSLPGGIRARHAAAGMSFLAALGYAALAGFAVSTLRSLAMITAVLVFARMRRYGGLGAALGAALLVVLVPDPFAVLSPGFWLSFGAVALLALSVLGLREPVAGSGGQGASIASSRVRRLAVAQWRISLGLAPLVLVFFGEVSLIGAAVNLIAIPLFSLLIVPGLLAALLLTVVWPAGGVFLLDNGAGLLAAVMSMLSQLSVLEMAAWSPPDFGLLPAILAVAGVAWLLAPRPVPARWAAPLLLVPAVLGLDRNPDRTELAVTVLDVGQGLSVLVQAPEYNLLYDAGPRYSSSDAGDSVVLPAMDSLGVQRLDALVVSHGDSDHAGGAASVLRAHPEAELIAPALYGLEPERYRRCVAGVQWAAGAARFRALNPDPGAGSRGNDDSCVLVVEAPGVRVLLPGDLESPGESRLVDRALDGPFDLVLSPHHGSSSSSSREFVQAVRPRLVVHSTGFFNRWGFPRETVVARWAEAGARQWDTGASGALRFETRGGSPLELATEWRRDRARLWTYPAPAERDSEFPGAG, from the coding sequence ATGCTGCGGCTGGGCATGGCATGGCTGGCCGGCGTCTGCCTGGCATTCCTGGTCCTTCCGCCGCCTCCCGATCCGTATCTTTTCGCCGTCATTCTGGCCATCGCGGCGCTGACCGCATGGGTCATGCGCGGTACGCTCATCGGCGTTGCGCTGCTGGGCGCTGCCGTCGCCCTTTGTCTGGGCGCGATACGGCTGGAGCAGCGCATGCCGGACTCCGCCGGCCGCGTGGACCGGATCGTGACCGGGGTGATCGACGACTTTCCGAGCGTCGCCGCCGGGACCTGCCGCTTTCGGCTCCGGGTCGGCGAGATCGCGGACCCGGGGCCGCGTCTCGAGCGCATCCAGGTGACCTGGTACGAATGTCGCGAGCCGCCGCGGGCAGGGGAAACCTGGCTCTTCAAGCTGCGCGTGCGCGCTCCCAGGGGCCTGTTCAACCCGGGCGGATTCGATTTCGAGCAGTGGGCGTTTCGCGAGAACCTGAGCGCAACGGGCTATGTGCGCGATGAACTCGCGCCGCAACGCCTGGCCGGCTGCGAAGCGGGCCCGCGGCTGCTGTGCGCCCGGGCCGTACTCGTGGAACGAGTGCGGACCTGGCTTAAAGGCAATCCCGGAGTGCCGTACGTCATCGCGCTGACCACCGGAGCGCGGCATTTGCTGACCGATGGAGACTGGGAGGCCCTGCGACGGACCGGGACCGCGCACCTGTTTGCGATATCGGGCCTGCACGTGGGTGTCGTGGCCTGGTTCGCCTGGCTGGTGGGTTCCGCCCTGGGCCGCATTGCCCAGAGCTTGCCCGGCGGGATTCGGGCGCGCCATGCGGCCGCCGGCATGTCGTTCCTGGCAGCCCTTGGCTACGCGGCGCTGGCCGGCTTTGCGGTCTCCACGCTGCGCAGCCTGGCAATGATTACGGCCGTTCTCGTGTTCGCCCGGATGCGCCGCTACGGTGGACTCGGGGCAGCCCTCGGCGCCGCCCTGCTGGTGGTTCTCGTGCCCGATCCGTTTGCGGTGCTTTCGCCCGGGTTCTGGTTGAGTTTCGGCGCAGTGGCGCTTCTGGCGCTCAGCGTGCTCGGCCTGCGCGAACCGGTCGCCGGTTCCGGCGGGCAGGGTGCTTCAATCGCGTCCTCCCGGGTACGCCGGCTGGCCGTGGCCCAGTGGCGCATTTCCCTGGGACTGGCGCCGCTGGTTCTGGTTTTTTTCGGCGAGGTTTCGTTGATCGGGGCGGCCGTCAACCTCATCGCGATTCCGCTCTTTTCCCTGCTGATCGTGCCGGGCCTGCTGGCGGCCCTGCTGTTGACCGTCGTCTGGCCTGCCGGCGGCGTATTCCTGCTCGACAACGGCGCCGGCCTTCTCGCGGCCGTGATGTCGATGCTGTCACAGCTTTCCGTTCTGGAAATGGCCGCGTGGTCGCCGCCGGATTTCGGATTGCTGCCCGCCATCCTGGCCGTTGCCGGGGTCGCCTGGCTGCTGGCTCCCAGGCCGGTCCCGGCACGCTGGGCTGCCCCGCTGCTGCTTGTTCCGGCGGTGCTGGGCCTGGACCGGAATCCCGACCGGACCGAACTGGCGGTCACCGTGCTGGATGTGGGCCAGGGCCTGTCGGTACTGGTGCAGGCGCCCGAATACAACCTGCTGTACGACGCCGGCCCCCGGTATTCCTCCAGTGACGCGGGCGACAGCGTGGTCCTGCCCGCCATGGACTCGCTGGGCGTGCAGCGCCTGGATGCGCTGGTGGTCTCGCACGGCGACAGCGATCATGCGGGCGGAGCGGCGAGCGTTCTGCGCGCGCATCCCGAAGCGGAGCTGATTGCTCCCGCCCTGTACGGACTGGAACCGGAGCGATACCGGCGCTGCGTTGCCGGAGTGCAGTGGGCCGCCGGTGCGGCGCGGTTTCGTGCGTTGAACCCGGACCCGGGCGCGGGATCGCGCGGCAACGACGACTCCTGCGTCCTGGTCGTCGAGGCCCCGGGCGTGCGGGTGCTGCTGCCGGGCGACCTGGAATCCCCCGGCGAGTCCCGACTGGTCGACAGGGCCCTTGACGGGCCGTTCGACCTGGTCCTTTCACCGCATCACGGCAGTTCAAGTTCCTCTTCGCGCGAGTTCGTGCAGGCCGTGCGCCCCCGCCTGGTGGTGCATTCCACCGGATTCTTCAACCGCTGGGGGTTCCCCAGGGAAACGGTCGTCGCACGCTGGGCCGAGGCAGGGGCCCGGCAGTGGGACACGGGCGCGAGCGGCGCGCTGCGATTCGAAACACGCGGCGGTAGTCCGCTGGAGCTGGCGACGGAGTGGCGCCGCGACAGGGCGCGGCTCTGGACCTATCCCGCGCCGGCCGAACGTGATTCGGAATTTCCGGGCGCCGGGTAA
- the msbA gene encoding lipid A export permease/ATP-binding protein MsbA, with protein sequence MQPKTPMRRLAALAVPYWRSFLLAVLAMAVFALTEFGFAFAVKQLTGLLVNEGGPWARWLPAGVLALFLIRGVSGFVSAHQLGRIGRSVVGQLRSMLFERFLHMPVRAVENQPRAQLLSRMLYDAEQVADAGSTVITTIVRDSLTVLVLVAYMVYLSAGLSAVVLVVAPLIALTARVLSRHFRRYSSRIQENMGEVSRLTDEALRGLRIIKVFGGAHRESERFARANESNKRLHLKLIMARAGGDGVTMLLAAVGVALVAWFVARYSVTEGLAVDDFTGFIAAMLLLMTPLKHLTNVNASLQRGLAAAESVFGLLDSAVESDAAATPALPSGKRAGGELEFVNVSFSYDREGAAALRDVTLAIEPGERVAIVGRSGSGKSTLVSLIPRFFEPDAGELRLDGRPLNDWRLADLRAQIALVTQDVMLFNDTLANNIAYGSLSGTGAGAVEAAARAAHVMEFVESRRDGLDALVGEGGLSLSGGERQRVAIARALLKDSPVLILDEATSALDSRSERHVQEALDRLMRGRTTLVIAHRLSTVEHADRIVVLERGRIVEVGPHAELLARGGHYASLHRLQFRNSRNAG encoded by the coding sequence ATGCAGCCCAAAACTCCGATGAGGCGCCTTGCGGCGCTGGCCGTCCCGTACTGGCGCAGCTTTCTGCTCGCGGTCCTGGCCATGGCCGTATTCGCATTGACTGAATTCGGGTTCGCGTTTGCCGTCAAACAGCTGACGGGACTGCTGGTCAATGAAGGGGGGCCCTGGGCGAGATGGTTGCCGGCCGGCGTGCTGGCCCTGTTTCTCATACGCGGCGTTTCCGGCTTCGTTTCGGCCCATCAACTGGGAAGAATCGGCCGCTCGGTGGTCGGGCAGCTCAGGTCGATGCTGTTCGAGCGGTTCCTGCACATGCCCGTGCGCGCGGTCGAAAATCAGCCGCGCGCGCAATTGCTCTCGCGCATGCTGTACGACGCCGAGCAGGTAGCGGATGCGGGGTCGACGGTCATCACGACCATCGTTCGCGACAGCCTCACAGTGCTCGTGCTGGTCGCCTACATGGTCTACCTCAGTGCCGGACTGTCCGCGGTGGTGCTCGTCGTCGCGCCGCTGATCGCATTGACCGCGCGGGTGCTGTCGCGGCACTTCCGCCGCTACAGCAGCCGGATACAGGAAAACATGGGCGAGGTCTCGCGGCTCACCGATGAGGCCTTGCGCGGGCTCCGCATCATCAAGGTTTTCGGGGGCGCACATCGGGAGAGCGAACGCTTCGCCCGCGCCAACGAAAGCAACAAGAGGCTGCATCTCAAGCTGATCATGGCGAGGGCCGGCGGCGACGGCGTCACGATGCTGCTGGCTGCCGTGGGCGTTGCCCTGGTAGCCTGGTTCGTCGCCCGGTATTCCGTCACCGAGGGGCTCGCGGTCGACGACTTTACCGGCTTTATTGCGGCCATGCTGCTGCTGATGACGCCGCTGAAGCATCTCACCAACGTCAATGCCTCCCTGCAGCGGGGACTGGCGGCCGCGGAATCGGTATTCGGCCTGCTGGACAGCGCGGTGGAGTCCGATGCCGCCGCGACGCCGGCCCTGCCGAGCGGAAAGCGCGCCGGGGGCGAGCTGGAATTCGTCAACGTTTCGTTTTCCTATGACCGCGAGGGCGCGGCGGCACTACGCGACGTAACGCTCGCAATCGAGCCCGGCGAGAGGGTGGCGATCGTGGGGCGATCGGGCAGCGGCAAATCCACCCTCGTGAGCCTGATACCGCGCTTCTTCGAACCGGACGCCGGAGAACTGCGGCTGGACGGGCGCCCGCTGAACGATTGGCGACTGGCGGACCTGCGTGCGCAGATCGCTCTGGTGACGCAGGACGTCATGCTTTTCAATGACACGCTGGCGAACAACATCGCCTACGGCTCGCTGTCCGGCACCGGTGCGGGCGCGGTGGAGGCAGCGGCCCGGGCCGCCCACGTCATGGAGTTCGTGGAATCCAGACGCGACGGCCTGGACGCGCTGGTGGGCGAAGGGGGCCTGAGCCTGTCCGGCGGGGAGAGGCAGCGGGTGGCTATCGCACGGGCCCTGCTGAAGGACTCGCCGGTCCTGATTCTCGACGAGGCCACCTCGGCACTGGACAGCCGCTCGGAGCGCCACGTGCAGGAAGCCCTGGACCGGCTGATGCGCGGCCGAACCACGCTGGTCATCGCCCATCGGCTCAGCACAGTGGAACATGCGGACCGCATCGTGGTCCTGGAACGCGGCCGAATCGTTGAAGTGGGGCCGCACGCCGAACTGCTTGCCAGGGGCGGCCACTACGCCAGCCTGCACAGGCTGCAATTCCGAAATAGCAGGAATGCCGGCTGA
- a CDS encoding tetraacyldisaccharide 4'-kinase: MRTASWSWNAAESLKWGRTPNCLPGAATTPACTGCNSEIAGMPADAPVPWGRRGWLSALLWPAAGLFATAATMRRTAYRKGWVRSFSVDAPVVIVGNISVGGTGKTPITGWLAQSLANAGRRPAIVSRGYGGRRQSLPMRVTPHSDPGEVGDEPVMLAKQAECPVWVCIDRAGAARRAVAEGAEIVLSDDGLQHYRMARDFEICVVDGDRGLGNGRLLPAGPLRESSRRLREVDEVLVQGMESEFPGLKFELRIDRAVRLDGAGERPLAEFAGRRVLALAGVGFPQRFHAALGAYGLEVEPVRAPDHGRVSLESLLKRGLPVIMTAKDAVKYPDPGGGDLWWTPAMVYMPESSRERILHRVLALLDKN, encoded by the coding sequence ATGCGGACCGCATCGTGGTCCTGGAACGCGGCCGAATCGTTGAAGTGGGGCCGCACGCCGAACTGCTTGCCAGGGGCGGCCACTACGCCAGCCTGCACAGGCTGCAATTCCGAAATAGCAGGAATGCCGGCTGACGCGCCAGTGCCGTGGGGGCGGCGCGGCTGGCTCAGCGCCTTGCTCTGGCCGGCGGCGGGCCTGTTCGCCACCGCCGCCACCATGAGACGGACAGCCTACCGCAAGGGCTGGGTGCGTTCGTTTTCGGTGGACGCCCCGGTGGTGATCGTGGGCAATATCAGCGTGGGCGGAACCGGCAAGACGCCGATTACCGGCTGGCTGGCACAGTCGCTGGCAAACGCAGGCCGCAGGCCGGCCATCGTCAGCCGCGGCTACGGAGGACGCCGGCAGAGCCTGCCGATGCGCGTCACGCCACACTCCGATCCGGGCGAAGTCGGCGACGAGCCGGTGATGCTGGCGAAGCAGGCCGAATGCCCGGTGTGGGTCTGCATAGACAGGGCCGGCGCCGCCCGCCGGGCGGTAGCGGAAGGCGCGGAAATCGTGCTGTCGGACGACGGACTGCAGCACTACCGCATGGCGCGGGATTTCGAGATTTGCGTCGTTGACGGTGACCGTGGCCTGGGAAACGGTCGTCTGCTTCCGGCCGGTCCGCTGCGCGAGTCTTCCCGGCGTCTCAGGGAAGTGGATGAAGTTCTGGTCCAGGGCATGGAAAGCGAGTTCCCCGGGCTGAAATTCGAATTGCGGATCGACCGGGCGGTGCGGCTGGACGGGGCTGGGGAGCGGCCGTTGGCGGAATTCGCCGGCCGGCGGGTCCTGGCGCTGGCGGGGGTCGGCTTCCCGCAGCGCTTTCATGCGGCGCTTGGGGCTTATGGTCTTGAAGTGGAGCCGGTCCGCGCGCCGGACCACGGCCGGGTTTCCCTGGAATCGTTGCTGAAACGTGGTTTGCCGGTGATCATGACGGCCAAGGACGCCGTAAAGTACCCGGACCCCGGTGGAGGGGATCTGTGGTGGACTCCCGCAATGGTTTACATGCCCGAAAGTTCCCGCGAGCGAATCCTCCACAGGGTTCTCGCTTTGCTCGACAAGAACTAG
- the kdsB gene encoding 3-deoxy-manno-octulosonate cytidylyltransferase has protein sequence MTAIFHIVIPARYASRRLPGKPLTPLAGRPLVEHVWRRAGEGGAKTVVVATDDERVASCVENFGGRACLTRADHASGSDRVAEVAGQLGFGPDEVVVNLQGDAPLVDPAHIRAVAGRALRDDLATLASPLPDPAGAADPNVVKVVLDAAGRALYFSRAPIPASHPARASRPRFLRHTGLYAYRVRVLKRLTAEPPCEPERCEGLEQLRALWLGMSIGVEVVDPPPGPEVDTPEDVRRVESMLRSV, from the coding sequence ATGACAGCCATCTTTCATATCGTCATTCCCGCGCGTTACGCGTCCAGGCGCTTGCCCGGCAAGCCCCTGACACCGCTGGCGGGGCGGCCGCTGGTGGAGCATGTCTGGCGCCGGGCCGGCGAGGGCGGGGCGAAAACCGTCGTGGTGGCCACCGACGACGAGCGCGTGGCCTCTTGCGTGGAGAACTTCGGCGGCCGGGCCTGTCTGACCCGTGCGGATCACGCCTCGGGATCGGACCGGGTAGCGGAGGTGGCCGGGCAGCTCGGGTTCGGACCGGACGAGGTGGTCGTCAACCTCCAGGGCGATGCGCCGCTGGTCGATCCCGCGCATATTCGCGCCGTAGCCGGCAGGGCGCTTCGCGACGATCTGGCCACGCTGGCTTCGCCGCTGCCCGACCCGGCCGGGGCCGCCGACCCCAATGTGGTCAAGGTGGTGCTGGATGCGGCCGGAAGGGCCCTGTATTTCAGCCGCGCGCCCATTCCCGCCAGCCACCCGGCCAGGGCCAGCCGCCCCCGCTTTCTGCGCCATACCGGCCTGTATGCCTACCGCGTTCGGGTTCTGAAGAGGCTGACGGCCGAGCCGCCCTGCGAGCCGGAAAGGTGCGAGGGGCTGGAGCAGCTCAGGGCCCTGTGGCTGGGCATGAGCATCGGCGTGGAAGTCGTGGACCCGCCACCGGGGCCGGAAGTGGACACGCCCGAAGATGTGCGCCGGGTGGAGTCGATGCTGCGCTCCGTATAA
- a CDS encoding Rne/Rng family ribonuclease, producing the protein MGGRRARLRRGSARTRTRFTMKRMLVNATQHEEVRVALVDGQELFDLAIEHREKEEKRGNIYKGRIARVEPSLEAAFVDFGAERHGFLPLEDISREYFLKTPESGKPLNIAELVEEGQQLVVQVEKDERDNKGAALSTHVSLAGRYLVLNANNPRGGGVSRQVRGEDRQAVQQRLGKLNIPKGMSVIIRTQGHDRSTEELQWDLDNQLRIWEAIKLAVLDRDGPFLVVQESSVILRAVRDYLSDSIGEVVVDDDEAYESIRSFMKHTMPHFLNRLRRHEGDGPLYNRYQIESQIDSAYRRRVNLPSGGQIIIDQPEAGICIDVNSARATSADDIEQTALQTNLEAADQIARQCRIRDLSGLIMIDFIDMRSSGANRQVEERLRQATRNEPARIQIGQISRFGILEMSRQRLRTSLVDATHETCPRCGGTGRIRGVESLGLHVLRMISEEAGKEGTSKVVAELPLVVANFLLNEKRAVLSQIEDVFKVSVVLVANSAMETPEYALRRVRGKDDDEDTPSYEMATVTAPPPSLLTPSSPKPPEKPAVERTLPDTAPPERKPRAAKKQSRRKKPKAGFFARLFGLDRKKKKADAGKKKQKAHPPKRTRSRHPPKGKSGGRGRKKGAPRAKGGQRPKADSRPKGQQKQKKGDGRAKAQPSPAAAKKDGEGPGGQAPRRRRRRRRRRPAADAPPPS; encoded by the coding sequence ATGGGTGGGCGCCGCGCGCGGCTGCGGCGTGGCTCCGCCCGAACACGGACGAGATTCACAATGAAAAGAATGCTTGTAAACGCCACCCAGCACGAAGAGGTGCGCGTTGCCCTGGTCGATGGGCAAGAACTCTTTGACCTTGCCATTGAACACAGGGAAAAGGAAGAAAAGAGGGGCAATATCTACAAGGGCCGCATCGCGCGCGTAGAACCCAGCCTGGAGGCTGCCTTTGTGGATTTCGGCGCGGAGCGCCATGGTTTTCTCCCTCTGGAAGACATATCCCGCGAGTACTTCCTGAAGACTCCGGAGTCCGGCAAGCCGCTGAACATCGCCGAGCTGGTGGAAGAAGGCCAGCAGCTGGTGGTGCAGGTGGAGAAGGACGAGCGCGACAACAAGGGCGCGGCCCTCAGCACCCACGTTTCGCTGGCCGGCCGCTACCTGGTGCTGAACGCCAATAATCCGCGCGGCGGCGGCGTGTCCCGCCAGGTGCGCGGCGAGGATCGTCAGGCCGTGCAGCAGAGGCTCGGCAAGCTCAATATTCCCAAGGGAATGAGCGTAATCATCCGCACCCAGGGGCACGACAGGAGCACCGAGGAACTGCAGTGGGACCTCGACAACCAGTTGCGGATCTGGGAAGCCATCAAACTTGCCGTGCTGGATCGCGACGGACCGTTCCTGGTGGTGCAGGAATCCAGCGTGATCCTGCGGGCGGTGCGCGACTACCTGTCCGACTCCATCGGCGAGGTCGTGGTGGACGACGACGAGGCGTACGAGAGCATTCGCAGCTTCATGAAGCACACGATGCCGCACTTCCTGAACCGGCTGCGGCGCCATGAAGGCGACGGCCCCCTGTATAACCGCTACCAGATCGAGAGCCAGATCGACTCGGCGTACCGGCGCCGGGTGAACCTGCCTTCCGGCGGCCAGATCATCATCGACCAGCCGGAGGCGGGCATCTGCATCGACGTCAATTCCGCGCGCGCCACGTCCGCCGACGACATCGAACAGACCGCGCTGCAGACGAACCTGGAAGCCGCGGACCAGATCGCCCGTCAGTGCCGCATTCGCGACCTGTCGGGGCTGATCATGATCGACTTCATCGACATGCGTTCCTCCGGCGCCAACCGGCAGGTCGAGGAACGGCTGCGCCAGGCTACGCGCAACGAACCGGCGAGAATCCAGATCGGGCAGATTTCGCGCTTCGGCATCCTCGAAATGTCGCGTCAGCGCCTGCGGACCTCGCTTGTCGACGCGACCCATGAGACCTGCCCGAGGTGCGGCGGCACCGGGCGAATCCGGGGCGTGGAATCGCTTGGGCTGCACGTGCTGCGGATGATCAGCGAGGAAGCGGGCAAGGAAGGCACTTCCAAGGTGGTTGCCGAGTTGCCCCTGGTTGTCGCGAATTTCCTGCTCAACGAAAAGCGGGCCGTGCTCTCGCAGATCGAGGACGTGTTCAAGGTCAGCGTCGTGCTGGTGGCCAACTCCGCCATGGAGACGCCGGAATACGCGTTGCGCCGTGTTCGGGGCAAGGACGACGACGAGGACACGCCGAGTTACGAGATGGCGACGGTGACGGCGCCGCCGCCTTCGCTGCTGACGCCCAGCAGTCCCAAACCGCCCGAGAAGCCTGCTGTGGAACGAACGCTGCCGGATACCGCGCCACCCGAGCGCAAGCCCAGGGCCGCGAAGAAGCAAAGCCGCAGGAAGAAGCCGAAGGCGGGATTCTTCGCCCGGCTCTTCGGGCTGGACAGGAAGAAGAAAAAGGCGGACGCCGGTAAGAAGAAGCAGAAGGCCCACCCGCCCAAACGGACGCGTTCCAGGCATCCGCCGAAGGGGAAAAGCGGTGGCAGGGGAAGGAAAAAAGGCGCCCCCAGGGCAAAAGGCGGGCAGAGGCCAAAAGCGGATTCCCGGCCCAAGGGTCAGCAGAAGCAGAAAAAGGGAGACGGCAGGGCAAAAGCCCAGCCTTCACCGGCTGCGGCAAAGAAGGATGGCGAAGGGCCCGGCGGCCAGGCTCCGCGCCGCAGAAGACGCAGGCGACGCAGAAGGCCGGCGGCGGACGCCCCACCGCCCTCCTAG
- a CDS encoding RluA family pseudouridine synthase — MKDNVLIVSGDDAGRRLDNYLAGRLKRMRLARVHRMIRRGEVRVNRGRKSSGHRLRAGDEVRLPPFLRRRPPPPVASRARWIEQHVLYEDEGLLVLDKPAGLAVHAGGSVSLGAVELLRAARPREGFLQLAHRLDRGTSGCLLLARKPRVLNALHKAFRESEVRKTYIALLAGRLKGGERRVDLPLDRSRSTGSERRVRAGSGQPAQTRFMPRQGWGETTLVRAVPLTGRTHQIRVHAAAIGHPVLGDDRYGQTRSGPDRSLGLKRLFLHASGLELRHPLTSRTLRLHATLPDELRAVLARLGPPEFGASARKT; from the coding sequence ATGAAAGACAATGTTCTGATCGTTTCCGGAGACGATGCCGGACGGCGCCTGGACAACTATCTGGCGGGCCGTCTCAAGCGCATGCGGCTGGCGCGGGTGCATCGCATGATCCGGCGGGGCGAGGTGCGGGTGAACCGGGGCCGGAAATCCTCGGGGCATCGCCTGCGGGCTGGCGACGAGGTTCGATTGCCGCCGTTTCTTCGACGGCGGCCCCCGCCGCCGGTGGCGTCCAGAGCGCGCTGGATAGAGCAGCACGTGCTGTACGAGGACGAGGGTCTGCTGGTTCTCGACAAACCGGCCGGGCTGGCCGTGCACGCGGGCGGTTCCGTCAGCCTGGGGGCGGTGGAGTTGCTACGCGCCGCCCGCCCCCGCGAGGGTTTTCTGCAATTGGCGCATCGGCTGGACCGGGGCACCAGCGGCTGCCTGCTGCTGGCCAGGAAACCCCGCGTCCTGAACGCCCTGCACAAGGCCTTTCGCGAGAGTGAGGTCCGGAAGACCTATATCGCCCTGCTGGCCGGGCGCCTGAAGGGCGGCGAGCGCCGGGTTGACCTGCCCCTGGACCGATCGCGCAGCACGGGTTCCGAGCGCAGGGTCCGGGCGGGTTCGGGCCAGCCGGCGCAGACCCGTTTCATGCCCCGCCAGGGGTGGGGGGAGACCACGTTGGTCCGCGCCGTGCCGCTTACCGGCCGCACCCACCAGATCCGAGTTCATGCCGCCGCGATCGGCCACCCGGTGCTCGGCGATGACCGCTACGGCCAGACCCGGAGCGGGCCCGATCGGTCACTCGGCCTGAAGCGGCTGTTTTTACATGCCTCGGGGCTGGAGTTGCGTCATCCGCTGACCTCGCGGACATTGCGCCTGCATGCAACCCTGCCGGACGAGCTGCGCGCCGTTCTGGCGCGCCTCGGTCCCCCCGAGTTTGGCGCATCGGCCCGAAAAACATAA
- a CDS encoding outer membrane protein assembly factor BamD, which yields MISTRNLAGILLVAAACAALAGCGRGDERDELSAANVLYEQGHAALQGGDFRKALRFLGTLKARFPFNPQTRQAQLEIIYCHYRLNDQDSAVEAAREFERENPRHPNVDYAIYMRGLALFARQPGRFGRLFRIDYSRRPVLTAGESFDAFMQLTTRYPESEYAADARRRMVYLRNRMARYENHVADYYLRRGAWIAAANRARFAIDNYHGSPEIAGSLKILVKAYRRIGLDELATDAEQMLATNFPGEQVDEEQRRRRFFFF from the coding sequence ATGATCTCAACTCGTAACCTCGCCGGCATACTGCTGGTAGCGGCAGCCTGTGCCGCTCTGGCCGGTTGCGGCCGCGGCGACGAGCGCGACGAGCTGTCGGCCGCCAACGTGCTCTACGAACAAGGGCATGCCGCGCTTCAAGGCGGCGACTTCCGCAAGGCCTTGCGTTTCCTCGGCACGCTCAAGGCGCGCTTTCCGTTCAATCCGCAAACCCGCCAGGCTCAACTGGAAATCATCTATTGCCACTATCGGCTGAACGACCAGGACAGCGCGGTGGAGGCGGCGCGCGAGTTCGAGCGCGAGAACCCCCGCCATCCGAACGTCGATTACGCCATCTACATGCGCGGTCTGGCCCTGTTTGCGCGCCAGCCCGGACGCTTCGGGCGCCTGTTCCGGATCGACTACTCCCGGCGTCCCGTCCTGACCGCCGGCGAATCGTTCGACGCCTTCATGCAACTGACGACGCGATATCCCGAGAGCGAATATGCCGCGGACGCCCGGCGCCGCATGGTGTACCTGCGCAACCGCATGGCCCGCTACGAGAACCATGTCGCCGACTATTACCTCCGCCGGGGCGCCTGGATCGCGGCCGCGAACCGGGCGCGGTTCGCGATCGACAACTACCATGGCTCGCCCGAGATCGCCGGTTCGCTCAAGATCCTGGTAAAGGCGTACCGGAGGATAGGGCTGGATGAACTGGCGACGGACGCCGAGCAGATGCTCGCCACGAACTTTCCGGGCGAGCAGGTCGATGAGGAGCAGCGGCGGCGGCGCTTTTTCTTCTTCTAG